In Labilibaculum sp. DW002, one DNA window encodes the following:
- a CDS encoding outer membrane beta-barrel protein — translation MRNKLILVCATVLSVFFSLTTQAQDSKIMAGAGLKYATDISTMGIEAKGVYLASDTWEIAPAFTYYFKKNNVNWSTLDFDGHYVFSSDDKSTFYAIGGLNVTFWKFKMDGVSSGSSELDEMFGGLSDLDASGSDVGVNIGVGSRFAISDKMYFNADLKYTIGNANYLSAGVGVLYHF, via the coding sequence ATGAGAAACAAGTTAATTTTAGTATGCGCAACTGTGCTTTCAGTATTTTTCAGCCTAACAACTCAAGCACAAGACTCAAAAATTATGGCCGGAGCTGGTCTTAAGTATGCTACAGATATCAGTACAATGGGTATTGAAGCTAAGGGTGTTTATTTGGCAAGTGATACATGGGAAATTGCTCCTGCATTTACTTACTATTTCAAGAAGAACAATGTAAACTGGTCTACATTAGATTTTGATGGACATTATGTGTTTTCATCAGATGACAAAAGTACATTTTATGCTATTGGTGGTTTAAATGTGACTTTCTGGAAATTCAAAATGGACGGTGTAAGTTCTGGAAGTAGTGAGCTTGATGAAATGTTCGGTGGCTTATCAGATTTAGATGCTTCTGGTAGTGATGTTGGTGTAAACATTGGTGTTGGTAGTCGTTTCGCCATTTCTGATAAGATGTATTTTAACGCAGATTTGAAATATACTATTGGTAATGCTAACTATTTATCAGCTGGCGTAGGTGTACTTTATCATTTTTAA
- a CDS encoding DUF3592 domain-containing protein has translation MESKQSSIFASFIFALIFIVGGWLFYNHVSQTIVDEANASKDWPTVQGIVNFSDIRSSISDGTEMYSVDLSYAYTVQGENYTGDRISTIATSTSSFSEVDKELSKYPEGELVTVYYNSEAPSISMLEPGAGFFTYVITYGPLLFCLVGLLMLLQVLKKVGLLMLALFVSMKN, from the coding sequence ATGGAATCAAAACAAAGTTCAATTTTTGCCAGTTTTATTTTCGCGCTCATTTTTATCGTTGGAGGATGGCTTTTTTACAATCATGTAAGCCAGACGATTGTAGATGAGGCAAATGCATCTAAAGATTGGCCAACAGTTCAAGGGATTGTAAATTTCTCTGACATAAGAAGTTCAATAAGCGATGGTACTGAGATGTATAGTGTCGATTTATCATATGCCTACACAGTGCAAGGTGAAAATTATACAGGAGATAGAATCTCAACGATCGCGACCAGTACGAGTAGTTTTTCCGAAGTAGATAAGGAATTAAGCAAATATCCAGAAGGAGAATTGGTAACTGTTTATTACAATTCCGAAGCGCCTAGTATTTCGATGTTAGAGCCAGGTGCTGGCTTTTTTACTTACGTGATAACCTATGGTCCACTTCTTTTCTGTCTTGTTGGCTTGTTGATGCTTTTACAAGTACTTAAAAAAGTTGGATTGTTAATGCTTGCGCTTTTTGTAAGTATGAAAAATTAG
- a CDS encoding Yip1 family protein: MINIEYLIDRVKLVIVNPKAAWEKISNEEIQLKDFLTSYILPLVLIPTIASFIGYGLIGMGSYFQVASFSWGLHQAILAFLGAFLGVLISAFCIHKLAASFHTHVSLPNAVKLVGYAYTPSWLAGVFYMVPSLSILGLVAGIYSLYILYLGFVPVTNVAEDKKTNYFVVSLIVVIAVSVLLSLVIGAVLLAIGLNTY, from the coding sequence ATGATAAACATCGAATATTTAATCGACAGAGTTAAGCTTGTAATTGTTAATCCTAAAGCGGCTTGGGAAAAAATCAGCAATGAAGAAATTCAGCTCAAAGATTTTTTAACAAGCTATATTCTTCCTCTTGTTTTGATTCCAACCATTGCCTCCTTTATTGGATATGGATTGATTGGAATGGGCAGTTATTTTCAGGTTGCTTCGTTTAGTTGGGGATTGCATCAAGCTATTTTGGCATTCTTAGGTGCTTTTTTAGGCGTATTAATTAGTGCTTTTTGCATTCATAAATTGGCGGCAAGCTTTCACACTCATGTTAGTTTGCCAAATGCAGTCAAGTTAGTCGGATATGCTTATACACCAAGTTGGTTGGCAGGAGTTTTTTACATGGTGCCTAGCCTGTCGATTTTAGGCTTAGTTGCAGGAATTTACAGTTTGTACATTCTTTATTTAGGATTTGTTCCGGTAACCAATGTGGCTGAAGATAAAAAGACAAATTATTTTGTTGTTAGCCTTATTGTTGTCATCGCGGTGTCTGTTTTGTTGTCGCTTGTTATTGGAGCAGTTCTACTCGCAATTGGCTTAAATACTTATTAA
- a CDS encoding TIGR00266 family protein, protein MKSHEIDYTIKGHDIQLVEIELDPNETVIAEAGAMLYMKEGIDFKAKMGDGSEPEKGLFGKLLSAASRKITGESIFITHFTHQGVGKSQVAFAAPYPGTIVPLDLEQMGGTVIVQRDAFLCAALGTKISMHFNRKLGAGFFGGEGFILQKLQGDGKAFIHAGGTLIEHDLNGETLRVDTGCVVGFQEGIDFSVEQAGNLKSMVFGGEGLFLATLRGTGKVWLQSMPINKLISQLSTGSSNSQKESSNGILNSLLES, encoded by the coding sequence ATGAAATCACACGAAATAGATTACACAATTAAAGGTCACGATATTCAATTGGTAGAAATAGAATTGGATCCAAATGAAACGGTAATTGCAGAAGCTGGAGCGATGCTTTACATGAAAGAGGGAATTGATTTTAAAGCAAAAATGGGTGATGGTTCAGAACCTGAAAAAGGATTGTTTGGTAAACTTCTTTCTGCGGCTTCTCGCAAGATCACAGGAGAATCAATTTTCATTACTCATTTTACTCATCAAGGTGTTGGTAAAAGTCAGGTTGCATTTGCAGCTCCTTATCCTGGAACAATTGTACCATTGGATCTAGAGCAAATGGGAGGAACGGTAATTGTCCAGCGCGATGCCTTTTTATGTGCTGCCTTAGGAACTAAAATCAGCATGCACTTTAACCGTAAATTGGGAGCTGGTTTCTTTGGTGGAGAAGGATTTATTCTTCAGAAATTACAAGGAGATGGTAAAGCTTTTATTCATGCAGGAGGAACTTTAATAGAGCATGACTTAAATGGAGAAACCTTAAGAGTGGATACTGGTTGTGTGGTTGGATTTCAGGAAGGTATCGATTTTAGTGTAGAACAAGCTGGTAATTTAAAGTCGATGGTTTTTGGAGGAGAAGGATTGTTTTTAGCAACGCTGCGAGGAACAGGAAAAGTATGGTTGCAATCAATGCCAATTAACAAGTTGATAAGTCAATTGAGTACAGGGAGTTCAAATAGCCAAAAAGAAAGTAGTAATGGAATTTTGAACAGTTTATTGGAATCGTAA
- a CDS encoding cytochrome c3 family protein has translation MNKSYGLFYALIILFLLSIPVNLSASEKDSTHVGDSEESHFDYFLNAEKRGERLFKGLTRAKSDLASCVSCHNINYSDTLNWNPSAHDISASYANKSIADFKSVLMSPLGKKMEESHVGYSFTDEELGYIKTYLATLEADTLYETKPKVNNIILFFFLGAIITMALIDLFFTKKIRYKLIPILIFIFAFGYQIQMLAEGAMALGRKQNYQPAQPIKFSHKVHATDNKIDCRYCHTTVDDSKSAGIPHVNLCMNCHVIVREGTNSGKFEINKIHAAIENNTSVEWIRIHQLPDHVYFNHAQHANVGKRECQECHGIVEEMHVIKQVEDLSMGWCLDCHDKTAVDFQANGYYSESFKKLHEELATGAIDSVRVTDIGGRECARCHY, from the coding sequence ATGAATAAATCATACGGATTATTTTATGCCCTGATTATACTTTTTTTGCTTTCTATTCCTGTTAATCTTTCTGCAAGTGAGAAGGATAGTACTCATGTTGGTGATTCAGAAGAATCTCATTTTGATTACTTTCTAAATGCAGAAAAAAGAGGGGAGCGCCTTTTTAAGGGCCTTACCAGAGCTAAATCCGATTTGGCTTCTTGTGTTTCCTGCCACAATATTAATTACTCCGATACATTGAATTGGAATCCATCCGCACATGATATTTCCGCTAGCTATGCGAATAAGTCAATCGCCGATTTCAAATCTGTTTTAATGAGCCCGCTTGGGAAAAAAATGGAGGAGTCGCATGTTGGGTATTCCTTTACCGATGAGGAGTTAGGATATATTAAAACCTACTTAGCCACTTTGGAAGCTGATACTTTGTACGAAACAAAGCCTAAGGTCAACAACATTATTTTATTTTTCTTTTTAGGAGCAATCATAACAATGGCTTTAATTGATTTGTTCTTTACCAAGAAGATTAGGTACAAGTTAATTCCTATTCTGATTTTTATTTTTGCCTTTGGGTATCAAATTCAGATGTTAGCCGAAGGAGCTATGGCTTTGGGTCGTAAACAAAACTACCAGCCAGCACAACCAATAAAATTCTCTCATAAAGTTCATGCTACCGATAATAAAATTGATTGTCGTTATTGCCATACAACGGTTGATGATAGTAAATCTGCAGGTATTCCGCATGTAAATCTTTGTATGAATTGTCACGTGATTGTTCGCGAAGGAACTAACTCGGGAAAATTTGAGATCAATAAAATTCATGCAGCAATTGAGAACAATACATCTGTTGAATGGATCAGAATTCATCAATTGCCAGATCATGTTTATTTCAATCATGCACAACATGCCAATGTTGGAAAAAGAGAATGCCAAGAATGTCATGGAATAGTTGAGGAAATGCATGTAATAAAGCAAGTTGAGGACTTATCTATGGGATGGTGTTTGGATTGTCATGATAAAACCGCTGTTGATTTTCAAGCAAACGGATACTATTCCGAAAGTTTTAAAAAGTTACATGAAGAATTGGCTACTGGAGCTATTGACAGTGTCAGGGTTACTGATATTGGAGGAAGGGAATGTGCCCGTTGCCACTATTAA